GTATGCATTTCGCGATACTCGTATGCATTTCGCGATACTCGTATGCATTTCACGATATTCGTATGCATTTCGCGATACTCGTATGCATTTCGCGATATTCGTATGCATTTCACGATACTCGCATGCATTTCGCGATTCTCGCATGCATTTCACGATATTCGCATGCATTTCACGATTCTCGTATGCATTTCACGATACTCCTATGCGCATTTAGGATATTGCCATGCGCATTCACGATATTCCTATGCACATTTGCGATTCTCCTATGCGCATTCACGATATTGCCATGCACATTCACGATATTCCTATGCGCATTTGCGATATTGCCATGCGCATTCACGATATTGCCATGCACATTCACGATATTCCTATGCACATTCACGATTCTCCTATGCGCATTTACGATTCTCGGATGCACATTCATGATATTCCTATGCGCATTTGCGATATTGCGATGCACATTTACGATTCTCGGATGCATTTTGGGGAAACACCCGTTCATAACTCCTAAAGATTTCTTTTTAATACCAATTTCTAAATTCCTAATTTGCACCCTTAAACCAGAAGGAGAAAATGAAGGTCTGTATTGCCGAAAAACCAAGTGTAGCCCGCGAAATCGCATCCGTTTTAGGAGCCAATACCAAGCACGATGGGTATTACGAAGGCAACGGCTATGCCGTAACTTACACCTTTGGCCATTTATGCACCCTCAAAGAGCCCAACGATTACAAACCCCACTGGAAAAGCTGGGATTTGAACAACCTGCCCATGCTTCCCGACAAATTCGAAACCAAAGTGGTCGAAAATTCAGGAATCCAAAAGCAATTCAAAATCATAAAAAGCCTGTTCGACAAAGCCACCTTGGTCATCAACTGCGGGGATGCCGGGCAGGAGGGAGAACTCATTCAGCGCTGGGTCATGAACGAAGCCCAGTACAAAGGCGAGGTGCAACGCCTGTGGATTTCATCCCTGACCACCGAAGCCATCAAAGAAGGGTTTCAGAACTTAAAACCATCTGCCAACTATGATAATTTATACTACGCCGGATTTTCCAGAGCCATTGGTGACTGGTTATTGGGGATGAATGCCACCCGTTTGTACACCGTAAAACACGGCGGATACAAGCAAGTGTTGTCTATCGGAAGGGTGCAAACCCCAACCTTAGCCATGGTCGTGGACCGATTCAAAGAAATCGAGAATTTCAAACCGCAACCCTATTGGGAATTGCAAACCTTGTACAGAGAAACGCTGTTCAGTTATGAAGAAGGACGCTTTCTAAACAAAGAAGATGGTGAACTCTTGGCCAATAAAGTCAAAGAAAGTGAGTTCGAAATTATAGCTGTCGAAAAAAAGAACGGCAATGAGTTTGCACCAAAACTCTTTGATTTAACAGGCCTGCAAGTCTATTGCAATACTAAGTTTGGCTTTTCAGCCGATGAAACACTTAAGATTGCACAGACACTGTACGAACAAAAAGTAGTCACCTATCCCAGAGTCGATACCACGTTTTTACCCAATGATATCTATCCAAAAGTGCCAGGCATTCTGAAGAACTTGACGAATTATGCCGCCTTAACGCAACCTCTTTTAGAAAAGAAGATTAAAAAATCGCCCAAGGTTTTCAACGATAAAAAAGTAACAGATCACCACGCCATAATTCCTACGGGGATTCAAACCAACTTGCAATACAACCAACAGCAAGTCTATGACATCATTACCAAGCGATTTATTGCTGTGTTTTATGACGATTGTTTGGTGGCCAATACTACCGTAATCGGTAAAGCCGCAGATGTTCTCTTCAAAACCACGGGAAAAGAAATTCTGAAAAAGGGATTTCGCGTAGTTTTTGAAGACCCAAACGCCAAAGAAAAAGAAGCCGACATCTTACCGAGTTTTGTCATTGGTGAAAAAGGACCACACCAACCTTCATTCTTAGAAAAGGAAACCAAACCCCCGAATCAGTTTACCGAAGCTACCTTATTGCGCGCCATGGAAACCGCAGGCAAACAAGTAGATGATGAAGACTTGCGCGAATTGATGAAAGAAAACGGTATTGGGCGTCCTTCCACACGAGCCAATATTATTGAAACCCTTTTCAGACGCCAATACATCGTTCGGAACAAGAAACAGGTATTGCCAACCCCCACAGGGATTCAACTGATTGACACCATTCAAAATGATTTGGTGAAGTCGGCTGAACTCACTGGTTCTTGGGAAAAACAGTTGAAAGACATCGAAAAAGGAACCTTTACTGCGGGTTCGTTTATCAATAATATGAAACGCATGGTCGAAGCTTTGGTCTACGAAGTCCGAAGCGAAACCAGACGCGCCAATATCTCCCATGCGGGAAATGTGCAAAAAGAAGTCGCTAAAGTAGAGCAAAAGAAAGCCGCAGGAATTTTGGCGGAAGCCTGCCCAAAATGTAAAAAAGCAACACTCATCAAAGGGAAATCTGCCTTTGGTTGCGCGGATTACAAAGCGGGTTGCACGTTTCTGTTGCCTTATACTTTCGCCGATAAAAAAATATCCGAAAACCAATACTTGCGATTACTTCAAAAAGGATCAACCGTAAACCTGAAAGATTTCAAAACCGATGCTGGCGTTGTAGAAGGTTTATTGCGCTTTGACGAAAACTTCAAACTCGTATTGGAACCCAAGAAAACAGAACCAAAAACCATCCCCGACACATTAACCTGCCCAAAATGCCAGAAAGGAACCGTGCTCAAAGGAAACACCGCGTATGGTTGCAGCCAGTATAAATCGGGTTGCGATTTCAAAGTCACTTTCGATACGGTCCGAACAAAACTAAAAGACCAAAAACCATCCAAAGAACTGGTTTATGCCATCTTAAACGAAAGTAAGTAAGTACAATCATCGCTATTTTCAGGAGCTTTTTCCAGCTATCCGCTCTATCTTTTTAGGATTAAAAAATCCTAAAAAGGATGCCGCTGCTATCTGGGCTAGTTCAAAACCAAACTGCTTTCAAAACCAATAAAATAATTAGACAGTGAACTAATCTTTTTCATAATTTTGCAGCTATGAGAAAGACATTCACAATTTTGGTCCTGCTTTTAGTAGTTGCTGCCTGCAAAAATTCAGATTCAAACAAAAACGATAAAATCAAAGCATCGCAATGGCTTCTGGGTAAATGGCAAAGCAAATCCCCCGACGGATATTTACAAGAAACTTGGAAAAAGGTAAACGACAGCACGTTTCAAGCAACTTCATATTATATAAAAGAAGAAGACACCTTGCATTTTGAAACCATAACCTTGCAACAAAAAGGGGAGGAGTTAACGTATAGTGCAGCCGTAAAAGGTCAAAACGATGATAAACCGGTTGCTTTCAAATTAACAACCGCCACCGAGAAACAATTAGTGTTCGAAAACCCAAAACACGATTATCCTCAAAAAATAAGTTACACCCAAACAACTCCGAACAGTTTGGTCGCTAAAATTTCAGGAATCCAACAAGCAAAACCCACCTCCGAACAGTTTTCGATGAAAAAAATCAAATAAATTTTTAACATATCGACTTAAATTAGTGCCTTGTTCTAAAAAAACAAGGTTTTTTTATGTTTATAAAATATTGATTTTTAGAGTTTTGAAAAGTATCTTTATTTGTTGTTTATATTAAGTCTAAATAAGTTTTGTTAATTCAAATGTGGGTTTTATATTTGCACTGTTATTTTTAATTATTCCAAATAAACGATATGAAATATATTTTGTTCCCCACGTTAACCTTATTATTTAGCTTGTCAGTTTTCGCCCAAGAAACTGCAAATGTATCTGACGATAGTAAGTATGATGAAACTGTAACTTCCCCTTTTGATACTGTAAAAAAT
This region of Flavobacterium lacustre genomic DNA includes:
- a CDS encoding DNA topoisomerase 3 is translated as MKVCIAEKPSVAREIASVLGANTKHDGYYEGNGYAVTYTFGHLCTLKEPNDYKPHWKSWDLNNLPMLPDKFETKVVENSGIQKQFKIIKSLFDKATLVINCGDAGQEGELIQRWVMNEAQYKGEVQRLWISSLTTEAIKEGFQNLKPSANYDNLYYAGFSRAIGDWLLGMNATRLYTVKHGGYKQVLSIGRVQTPTLAMVVDRFKEIENFKPQPYWELQTLYRETLFSYEEGRFLNKEDGELLANKVKESEFEIIAVEKKNGNEFAPKLFDLTGLQVYCNTKFGFSADETLKIAQTLYEQKVVTYPRVDTTFLPNDIYPKVPGILKNLTNYAALTQPLLEKKIKKSPKVFNDKKVTDHHAIIPTGIQTNLQYNQQQVYDIITKRFIAVFYDDCLVANTTVIGKAADVLFKTTGKEILKKGFRVVFEDPNAKEKEADILPSFVIGEKGPHQPSFLEKETKPPNQFTEATLLRAMETAGKQVDDEDLRELMKENGIGRPSTRANIIETLFRRQYIVRNKKQVLPTPTGIQLIDTIQNDLVKSAELTGSWEKQLKDIEKGTFTAGSFINNMKRMVEALVYEVRSETRRANISHAGNVQKEVAKVEQKKAAGILAEACPKCKKATLIKGKSAFGCADYKAGCTFLLPYTFADKKISENQYLRLLQKGSTVNLKDFKTDAGVVEGLLRFDENFKLVLEPKKTEPKTIPDTLTCPKCQKGTVLKGNTAYGCSQYKSGCDFKVTFDTVRTKLKDQKPSKELVYAILNESK
- a CDS encoding DUF6265 family protein codes for the protein MRKTFTILVLLLVVAACKNSDSNKNDKIKASQWLLGKWQSKSPDGYLQETWKKVNDSTFQATSYYIKEEDTLHFETITLQQKGEELTYSAAVKGQNDDKPVAFKLTTATEKQLVFENPKHDYPQKISYTQTTPNSLVAKISGIQQAKPTSEQFSMKKIK